In Xyrauchen texanus isolate HMW12.3.18 chromosome 27, RBS_HiC_50CHRs, whole genome shotgun sequence, one genomic interval encodes:
- the LOC127621015 gene encoding syntaxin-2-like isoform X2 produces MRDRLAELKSDRQGVGEDEGVALSMERDVFMQDFFRKVEEVKGVIDKISSLVNEVKKKHSIILSAPNPDEKTKEELEQLTVEIKKHANIVQTSLKSMKRSLPPDDQINCAAVDVRIQKTQYSNLSRKFVEVMTQYNETQVSFREKSKSRIQRQLEITGRITTNEELEEMLETGSHSVFTSDIISDSLITLQALNEIESRHEDILRLESSIKELHDIFVDMAMLVETQGEMIDNIEKNVNNAVEYIGSAKEQTKKAVRYQTRARRKMVYLAICAVLVILFVIIIVGVYID; encoded by the exons ATGAGGGACCGACTGGCTGAATTGAAGTCG GACAGGCAAGGTGTCGGTGAAGATGAGGGTGTCGCTTTGTCCATGGAGAGAGATGTCTTCATGCAGGACTTCTTCAGAAAG GTGGAGGAGGTCAAAGGGGTCATTGATAAGATCTCCTCCTTGGTGAATGAGGTGAAGAAGAAACATAGCATCATCCTTTCGGCCCCCAACCCTGATGAGA AAACTAAAGAAGAGCTGGAACAACTCACAGTAGAAATCAAGAAACATGCCAATATTGTCCAGACCAGTCTCAAAT CAATGAAACGGAGTCTACCTCCAGATGACCAGATAAACTGTGCCGCAGTGGATGTACGCATTCAGAAAACTCAG tacTCTAACTTGTCTCGTAAGTTTGTGGAGGTGATGACGCAATACAATGAAACCCAAGTGTCCTTCAGAGAAAAGAGCAAAAGCAGGATTCAGAGACAGCTGGAAATCA CTGGAAGAATCACAACCAATGAGGAATTGGAAGAAATGCTGGAGACTGGAAGCCACTCTGTGTTTACTTCTGAT ATCATCTCTGACTCCCTGATAACTCTTCAGGCCCTTAATGAGATCGAGTCAAGGCATGAAGACATTTTACGGCTGGAGTCCAGCATTAAAGAGCTACATGACATATTTGTGGACATGGCCATGCTTGTGGAGACTCAG GGTGAAATGATTGAcaacattgaaaaaaatgtaaataatgctgTGGAATACATTGGTAGTGCTAAAGAACAGACCAAGAAAGCTGTGAGGTACCAGACACGAGCCCGCAGG
- the piwil1 gene encoding piwi-like protein 1 isoform X1, with protein sequence MTGRARARSRGRGRGQEAAAPGAQPSTSQEGVKPVLSSPAEGELVGRGRQKTVPGAISGEAMVQISAGFKQIKIGERGGRRRDFQDSGVHTRQLMEHVKESKTGVSGTAIELRANFMRLISRPLWALYQYHVDFKPPMESRRLRTALLFQHEETLGKAHSFDGAILFLPNKLHNTETVLCSETRQGEKVQITVTLTNELPPSSPVCLQFYNILFKRILRMLNMQQIGRHYYNPDDPFNIPQHRLTIWPGFVTTILQYEASIMLCTDVSHKVLRSETVLDFMYNLRQQCGDQRFPEVCTKELVGLIILTKYNNKTYRIDDIAWDHTPNNTFKKGDSEISFKNYFKTQYGLDITDGNQVLLVSHVKRLGPAGRPPPGPAMLIPEFCYLTGLTDKMRSDFNIMKDLASHTRLSPEQREGRVNRLISNIDRNADVQNELSTWGLSFENRLLSMNGRVLPSERITQGGRVFEYNPWAADWSKEMRGVPLISCMPLDNWLMFYTRRNADVAQSLLQTLNKVAGPMGIRMQRAIMIEYEDRQESLLRALQQNVSPETQMVVVILPTNRKDKYDCVKKYLCVDCPTPSQCVVSRTISKPQALMTVATKIALQMNCKMGGELWSVEIPLRQLMVVGIDCYHDTAAGKRSIGALVASLNQGMSRWFSKCVLQNRGQEIIDALKGSLQAALKAYLKYNNSLPSRIIVYRDGVGDGMLQSVVDYEVPQIVQSIKTMGQDYEPKLSVVVVKKRISSRFFARIDGKIANPPPGTVIDTEVTRPEWYDFFVISQAVRFGCVAPTHYNVVFDNSGLKPDHMQRLTYKLCHMYYNWQGIVRVPAPCQYAHKLAFLIGQSIHKEPNMNLDDFLYYL encoded by the exons ATGACGGGACGAGCTAGGGCGAGATCTCGAGGCAGAGGTCGCGGCCAGGAGGCTGCTGCTCCAGGCGCg CAACCATCCACATCACAAGAGGGTGTAAAACCTGTTTTGTCTTCTCCAGCTGAAGGAGAACTGGTGGGGAGGGGGAGGCAGAAAACTGTACCTGGAGCAATATCTGGAGAAG CAATGGTCCAGATTTCTGCAGGTTTTAAACAGATTAAAATTGGGGAGAGAGGTGGACGCAGGCGGGATTTTCAAGATTCAGGGGTCCACACTCGCCAGCTCATGGAACATGTCAAAGAGTCTAAAACAG GTGTTTCAGGCACTGCCATTGAGCTGAGAGCCAATTTTATGCGTCTGATTTCACGGCCCCTTTGGGCTCTGTACCAGTACCATGTGGACTTCAAGCCACCTATGGAGTCGCGTCGTCTGCGCACTGCTTTGCTTTTCCAGCATGAAGAGACTCTGGGCAAAGCACACTCATTTGACGGAGCTATTCTCTTCCTTCCTAACAAACTGCACAACACT GAGACCGTCTTGTGCAGTGAAACCAGACAAGGAGAGAAGGTGCAGATCACAGTCACACTTACAAATGAACTGCCGCCATCCTCTCCAGTGTGCCTGCAGTTTTACAATATCCTCTTCAAAAG AATCCTGCGGATGCTAAACATGCAGCAGATTGGTCGCCATTACTACAATCCTGATGATCCATTCAACATCCCCCAGCACAG GCTGACAATTTGGCCTGGCTTTGTGACCACCATCCTTCAGTATGAGGCCAGTATTATGCTGTGCACCGATGTGAGCCACAAAGTTCTGCGCAGTGAGACCGTTCTTGACTTCATGTACAATCTGAGGCAGCAGTGTGGAGACCAGCGCTTTCCTGAAGTCTGCACCAAGGAGCTTGTGGGCCTGATAATCCTCACCAA GTACAATAACAAGACCTACAGGATTGATGACATTGCCTGGGACCATACCCCCAACAACACGTTTAAGAAGGGAGATTCAGAGATTTCTTTCAAAAACTACTTTAAGACG CAATATGGTCTGGACATAACAGATGGGAACCAGGTTCTTCTGGTCAGTCATGTAAAGAGACTCGGTCCCGCAGGTCGGCCTCCACCCGGACCTGCCATGCTCATCCCAGAGTTCTGCTACCTCACAG GACTGACGGATAAGATGCGCTCTGATTTCAACATCATGAAGGATCTAGCCTCACACACAAGACTTAGTCCTGAACAGAGAGAGGGCAGAGTAAACCGTCTAATCTCCAACATTGACAG AAACGCAGATGTGCAGAATGAACTGAGCACCTGGGGTCTGAGCTTTGAGAACAGGCTACTAAGTATGAACGGAAGAGTTCTACCTTCTGAGAGGATCACACAGGGAGGCAGAGTG TTTGAGTATAACCCATGGGCAGCAGACTGGTCTAAAGAAATGAGAGGCGTCCCTCTTATTAGCTGCATGCCTCTGGACAACTGGCTAATGTTCTACACACGCCGAAATGCGGATGTCGCCCAGTCTTTGCTTCAGACTCTCAACAAAGTGGCTGGGCCCATGGGAATCCGCATGCAGAGAGCCATCAT GATTGAGTATGAGGATCGTCAGGAATCTCTATTGAGAGCCCTACAACAGAATGTATCACCAGAAACACAGATG GTGGTGGTGATCCTTCCAACCAATCGAAAGGATAAGTATGATTGTGTGAAGAAGTACCTGTGTGTGGATTGCCCCACTCCCAGTCAGTGTGTGGTGTCTCGCACCATCAGCAAACCTCAAGCACTTATGACTGTGGCTACCAAGATTGCCTTGCAGATGAATTGCAAAATGGGAGGAGAGCTGTGGAGTGTAGAAATCCCA TTGAGGCAGCTGATGGTTGTAGGCATTGACTGTTACCATGATACTGCTGCTGGGAAGAGATCCATCGGAGCACTGGTGGCCAGTCTAAATCAGGGCATGTCCAG aTGGTTCTCTAAGTGTGTCTTGCAAAACCGTGGTCAAGAGATCATTGATGCCCTGAAAGGATCTTTGCAAG CTGCTTTGAAGGCATATCTGAAGTACAACAATTCCCTGCCCTCACGCATCATTGTGTATAGAGATGGAGTTGGGGATGGCATGCTGCAGAGTGTGGTGGACTATGAAGTCCCTCAGATCGTGCAGTCAATCAAGACGATGGGGCAAGATTATGA GCCCAAACTGTCTGTAGTGGTGGTGAAAAAGCGCATCAGCTCCAGATTCTTTGCTCGAATTGATGGCAAAATCGCCAACCCTCCTCCTGGAACAGTCATCGACACTGAAGTGACTCGTCCAGAGTG GTACGATTTCTTCGTAATCAGTCAGGCTGTGCGCTTTGGATGTGTTGCCCCTACTCATTACaatgttgtgtttgacaacagtGGTCTCAAACCAGATCACATGCAGAGACTCACCTACAAACTCTGCCACATGTACTACAACTGGCAG GGTATTGTCCGAGTGCCTGCACCATGTCAGTATGCCCATAAACTGGCTTTCCTCATTGGTCAGTCCATTCACAAGGAGCCCAACATGAACCTGGATGACTTCTTGTACTACCTGTAA
- the piwil1 gene encoding piwi-like protein 1 isoform X2: protein MTGRARARSRGRGRGQEAAAPGAGVKPVLSSPAEGELVGRGRQKTVPGAISGEAMVQISAGFKQIKIGERGGRRRDFQDSGVHTRQLMEHVKESKTGVSGTAIELRANFMRLISRPLWALYQYHVDFKPPMESRRLRTALLFQHEETLGKAHSFDGAILFLPNKLHNTETVLCSETRQGEKVQITVTLTNELPPSSPVCLQFYNILFKRILRMLNMQQIGRHYYNPDDPFNIPQHRLTIWPGFVTTILQYEASIMLCTDVSHKVLRSETVLDFMYNLRQQCGDQRFPEVCTKELVGLIILTKYNNKTYRIDDIAWDHTPNNTFKKGDSEISFKNYFKTQYGLDITDGNQVLLVSHVKRLGPAGRPPPGPAMLIPEFCYLTGLTDKMRSDFNIMKDLASHTRLSPEQREGRVNRLISNIDRNADVQNELSTWGLSFENRLLSMNGRVLPSERITQGGRVFEYNPWAADWSKEMRGVPLISCMPLDNWLMFYTRRNADVAQSLLQTLNKVAGPMGIRMQRAIMIEYEDRQESLLRALQQNVSPETQMVVVILPTNRKDKYDCVKKYLCVDCPTPSQCVVSRTISKPQALMTVATKIALQMNCKMGGELWSVEIPLRQLMVVGIDCYHDTAAGKRSIGALVASLNQGMSRWFSKCVLQNRGQEIIDALKGSLQAALKAYLKYNNSLPSRIIVYRDGVGDGMLQSVVDYEVPQIVQSIKTMGQDYEPKLSVVVVKKRISSRFFARIDGKIANPPPGTVIDTEVTRPEWYDFFVISQAVRFGCVAPTHYNVVFDNSGLKPDHMQRLTYKLCHMYYNWQGIVRVPAPCQYAHKLAFLIGQSIHKEPNMNLDDFLYYL from the exons ATGACGGGACGAGCTAGGGCGAGATCTCGAGGCAGAGGTCGCGGCCAGGAGGCTGCTGCTCCAGGCGCg GGTGTAAAACCTGTTTTGTCTTCTCCAGCTGAAGGAGAACTGGTGGGGAGGGGGAGGCAGAAAACTGTACCTGGAGCAATATCTGGAGAAG CAATGGTCCAGATTTCTGCAGGTTTTAAACAGATTAAAATTGGGGAGAGAGGTGGACGCAGGCGGGATTTTCAAGATTCAGGGGTCCACACTCGCCAGCTCATGGAACATGTCAAAGAGTCTAAAACAG GTGTTTCAGGCACTGCCATTGAGCTGAGAGCCAATTTTATGCGTCTGATTTCACGGCCCCTTTGGGCTCTGTACCAGTACCATGTGGACTTCAAGCCACCTATGGAGTCGCGTCGTCTGCGCACTGCTTTGCTTTTCCAGCATGAAGAGACTCTGGGCAAAGCACACTCATTTGACGGAGCTATTCTCTTCCTTCCTAACAAACTGCACAACACT GAGACCGTCTTGTGCAGTGAAACCAGACAAGGAGAGAAGGTGCAGATCACAGTCACACTTACAAATGAACTGCCGCCATCCTCTCCAGTGTGCCTGCAGTTTTACAATATCCTCTTCAAAAG AATCCTGCGGATGCTAAACATGCAGCAGATTGGTCGCCATTACTACAATCCTGATGATCCATTCAACATCCCCCAGCACAG GCTGACAATTTGGCCTGGCTTTGTGACCACCATCCTTCAGTATGAGGCCAGTATTATGCTGTGCACCGATGTGAGCCACAAAGTTCTGCGCAGTGAGACCGTTCTTGACTTCATGTACAATCTGAGGCAGCAGTGTGGAGACCAGCGCTTTCCTGAAGTCTGCACCAAGGAGCTTGTGGGCCTGATAATCCTCACCAA GTACAATAACAAGACCTACAGGATTGATGACATTGCCTGGGACCATACCCCCAACAACACGTTTAAGAAGGGAGATTCAGAGATTTCTTTCAAAAACTACTTTAAGACG CAATATGGTCTGGACATAACAGATGGGAACCAGGTTCTTCTGGTCAGTCATGTAAAGAGACTCGGTCCCGCAGGTCGGCCTCCACCCGGACCTGCCATGCTCATCCCAGAGTTCTGCTACCTCACAG GACTGACGGATAAGATGCGCTCTGATTTCAACATCATGAAGGATCTAGCCTCACACACAAGACTTAGTCCTGAACAGAGAGAGGGCAGAGTAAACCGTCTAATCTCCAACATTGACAG AAACGCAGATGTGCAGAATGAACTGAGCACCTGGGGTCTGAGCTTTGAGAACAGGCTACTAAGTATGAACGGAAGAGTTCTACCTTCTGAGAGGATCACACAGGGAGGCAGAGTG TTTGAGTATAACCCATGGGCAGCAGACTGGTCTAAAGAAATGAGAGGCGTCCCTCTTATTAGCTGCATGCCTCTGGACAACTGGCTAATGTTCTACACACGCCGAAATGCGGATGTCGCCCAGTCTTTGCTTCAGACTCTCAACAAAGTGGCTGGGCCCATGGGAATCCGCATGCAGAGAGCCATCAT GATTGAGTATGAGGATCGTCAGGAATCTCTATTGAGAGCCCTACAACAGAATGTATCACCAGAAACACAGATG GTGGTGGTGATCCTTCCAACCAATCGAAAGGATAAGTATGATTGTGTGAAGAAGTACCTGTGTGTGGATTGCCCCACTCCCAGTCAGTGTGTGGTGTCTCGCACCATCAGCAAACCTCAAGCACTTATGACTGTGGCTACCAAGATTGCCTTGCAGATGAATTGCAAAATGGGAGGAGAGCTGTGGAGTGTAGAAATCCCA TTGAGGCAGCTGATGGTTGTAGGCATTGACTGTTACCATGATACTGCTGCTGGGAAGAGATCCATCGGAGCACTGGTGGCCAGTCTAAATCAGGGCATGTCCAG aTGGTTCTCTAAGTGTGTCTTGCAAAACCGTGGTCAAGAGATCATTGATGCCCTGAAAGGATCTTTGCAAG CTGCTTTGAAGGCATATCTGAAGTACAACAATTCCCTGCCCTCACGCATCATTGTGTATAGAGATGGAGTTGGGGATGGCATGCTGCAGAGTGTGGTGGACTATGAAGTCCCTCAGATCGTGCAGTCAATCAAGACGATGGGGCAAGATTATGA GCCCAAACTGTCTGTAGTGGTGGTGAAAAAGCGCATCAGCTCCAGATTCTTTGCTCGAATTGATGGCAAAATCGCCAACCCTCCTCCTGGAACAGTCATCGACACTGAAGTGACTCGTCCAGAGTG GTACGATTTCTTCGTAATCAGTCAGGCTGTGCGCTTTGGATGTGTTGCCCCTACTCATTACaatgttgtgtttgacaacagtGGTCTCAAACCAGATCACATGCAGAGACTCACCTACAAACTCTGCCACATGTACTACAACTGGCAG GGTATTGTCCGAGTGCCTGCACCATGTCAGTATGCCCATAAACTGGCTTTCCTCATTGGTCAGTCCATTCACAAGGAGCCCAACATGAACCTGGATGACTTCTTGTACTACCTGTAA